The Iamia sp. SCSIO 61187 genomic sequence AGCACGGGGCCCAGGCGGGTCGTGGCCGCGTCCAGCGTCGCCGGCTGCGGCCCGTGCCCCGGGACCTCGGCCCGCAGGGAGTCGACGACGGGGTCGGGGTCGGCCACCTCGCCGAGGAAGCGGAGGGTCACGTGCCAGGTGTCCTCGGGCATCCACCGCACACCGGGGAGCGTGGGGCGGGGGATCGACCGGAGGGCGTCCCGCACCTCGCCCGGAGGCCAGGCCGCCACGAACAGCCTCATGGCCAGGGGGCGTCAGCTCGGGCCGGCGGGGGCGGCGGCGATGCGGGCCCGCAGGAGGCCGAGGGCGGAGATGGTGGCGAACTGGCGGACGCGCAGCCGGTCGCCGGGCAGCTGGAGTCGCACCGACTCCACGGCACCGGAGATGTCGAGACCGACGAACACGGTGCCGGGCCGCTCGCCGTCCTGCTCGTCGGGGCCGGCCACCCCGGTGAGGGCCAGGCCGACGTCCGCACCGAGGACCCGGCGGGCGCCCGTCGCCATGGCCTCGGCCGCCTCCGCCGACACCACCGGTCGGACGGTCACGCCGAGCACGTCGTCCTTGACCTCCGTCGCGTAGGACACGATCGACCCCCGGAAGGCCTGCGATGCCCCGGGCACGTCGGTGATGCGGGACGAGACCAGGCCGCCGGTGAGGGACTCGGCCAGCCCGAGGGTCAGGCCCCGCTCGGTCAGCAGGTCCAGGACCACGCTCTCCATGGTCTGGTCGTCGATGCCGAACACCAGGTCGGGCCCGAGGACGGCGCGCACCTCGGCCTCTTCGGCGGCGAGCAGGGCGGCGGCGGCCTCGGCGGTGTCGGCCTTGGCCGTCAGACGGACCTTGAGCCCCTCGATGCCCGAGGCCAGGAAGGCGATGGTGACGGCACCGTGGGCCTCGCCCGCGGCGGCGGCCCGGTCCAGGGCGGTGATGCGGTCGGCCAGCTGCTCGGCCAGGCCCGACTCGCTCTCGCCCCAGGTGCGGAGGGTGCGGCTGCGGATGACGGCGGTGATGCCGGCCCGGCGCTGGAGGTCGGGGAGGATCGCCTGCGAGACGATCTCCTTCATCTCGTAGGGCACGCCGGGCACCGCGTAGATGACCTTCTCGACCGGCTCGCCGTCGGGACCGGGCCGGGTGAGCGGGCAGATCAGGCCCGGGGCGGTGCCGGGCTGGGGGTCGGCGATGGCGGTGGCCCCCACGGGCACCTCGGCCTGCCGCAGGTTGTTCATCGGCATCCGGCGCCCCCGCCCGCCGAACATGGCCTCGATGCGGCCGACCACCCCGTCGTCGAGCTCGAGGTCGACCCCCATGACCCGGGCGATGGCGTCCCGGGTGATGTCGTCCTGGGTCGGTCCCAGCCCGCCGCAGACGATCACCGCGTCGGCCCGGTCGATGGCCTCGCCGATGACCTCGACCATCCGGCCCAGGTTGTCGCCGACCTTGGTCTGGCGCAGGGAGTCGATGCCGACCAGCGCCAGCTGCTCGCCGATCCAGGAGGAGTTGGTGTCGGTGATCTGCCCCAGGAGGAGCTCGGTCCCGACGGCGACCACTTCGCAGCGCACGGCGGCAACCTAACCGGACCGACGACGAGCTCTCGCGGCAGACGGGCGGCCGCGCCCAGAGGTGACGCGAGAGCGCGTGAGGTCAGCGCAGGGCCAGGGCGACGGTGACCGGGCGGTGGTCGGAGACGCCCTCCTCCCCCACCTTGGCGCCCCGCGCCTCGACGTCGGGGCTCACGAGGACGTGGTCGATGGTGCGCGCCCCGAGGGTGGGGGCATCGGGATCGGTGGCCGGGCGCAGACGGGTGCCGGTGCCGGCGAGGGCGGCGGCCACGGCGGCGGCCTCCTGGTTGAGGTCGCCGGCGACCACCACGGGCCCCTCGACGGTGGCGACCAGCGCGGCGAGGGCACGGGTCTGGTCCCGCTGCTCGGTCGATCGCCGGGCCGTGGCCAGGTGGGTCGCCACGACGGTGACGGCGACGCCGGCGACCTCGGTCCGGGCCCGCAGGGCGATGCGCCGCTCCCCGTTCCCGGGCAGCTCGACCACCTCCACCTCGGTGAGCGGTGCACGCGACAGCAGGGCGACGCCGAAGGCGCTGCCGCGGTCGGCCCAGAAGGCCTCGTCGAAGCCGGCCCGCAGCCGGGCCCGCCCGACGACGGCGGCCATGGCGTCGCGGTCCAGGGCGGCGGCGAACCGCGATTCGTACTCGAGGTCGTGGTCGTCGCGGAGGTGGGCGACGATCACCGGCAGGTCGTCCTCGTGGGCCTCCTGGAGGGCGACGACGTCGGGCCGTTCAGCCGCGATGGTGGCGGCGACCCGGTCGAGCGTCGTGGAGCGGGCGCCGCGATCGCCCTGCGCTCCCCGCCCGATGTTGTAGGTGGTCACCCGGACCCCGGGCGGCAGCACCTCGGGCGGCAGCCAGCCCCGCCGGCGCAGCCACGCCCGGACCACCCAGAGGGCGCGCCGCACGGCCGTCATCGTCACGGCTCGTGGACCTTGGCGTGCACCGCCTCGGCCACGGCGTCGGGCAGCCACGACAGGGCCTTGAGCTCCTCGAGCGACGCGGTCTGGACCGCCTTCACCCCGCCCATCTCCTTGGTGAGGCGCTTCTTGCGGGTCTCGCCCAGGCCGGGGATGTCGTCGAGGACGGACTTCGTCATCCGCTTGCCGCGCAGGTCGCGGTGGAACGTGATGGCGAAGCGGTGGGACTCGTCCCGGATGCGCTGGAGCAGGTAGAGGGCCTCGGACTGCCGCGACAGCCGCACCGGGTCGGCCGTTCCCGGGAGGTAGACCTCCTCGAACCGCTTGGCCAGCGAGGCGGTCGGGATCTCTTCGTCGAGTCCCAGCTCCTGGAGGACCCGGACGGCGACGCTGAGCTGGCCCTTGCCCCCGTCGACCAGCAGCAGCTGGGGCGGGTAGGAGAAGCGGCCCTCGCGCTCGCTGACCGGCTTCTCCCGCTCGACCAGGTAGGCGGTAAGGCGCCGGCGCAGCACCTCCTCCATCGCCGCGAAGTCGTCGTTGCCGGCGACGGTCTTGATCTTGAACTTCCGGTACTGGGACTTCTTGGGCAGGGCGTCCTCGAGGACGACCATCGAGCCGACGTAGTCGGTGCCCTGCAGGTGGCTCATGTCGTAGCACTCGATCCGCAGCGGCGGCATCGGCAGCCCGAGGGCCTCCTGGAGCTCGTTGAGGGCCTTGGCCCGGCTGTTGTGGTCGCTCGCCCGCTTGAGCCGGTGGCGCACCAGCTCCTCGTTGGCGTTGCGCGTGACCGTCTCGGCCAGTGCCCGCTTGGGGCCGCGCTGGGCGGTGCGGATCGTGACCCGGCTCCCCCGCTGCTCCTCGAGGAAGTCCTCGTACAGGTCGAGGTCGTCGGGATCGTCGGGGACGAGGACGGTCTTGGGGAACCCCATCGGCGGCGGCTCCTGGTAGAGCTCGCCCAGCACCCGGCCGATCAGCTCGCCCTCGGCCAGGTCCTCGACCTTGTCGATGATGAAGCCCTTGCGGCCCAGCACCCGGCCCTTGCGGACGAAGAACACCTGCACGGCGGCCTCGAGGTCGTCCTCGGCCATGCCGATGACGTCGATGTCCTCGCCCTTCTCGACCACCATCTGCTGGCGCTCGATGGCCTTGCGGACGGCGACGAGCCGGTCCCGCAGCCGGGCGGCTCGCTCGAACTCGAGGTCGGCCGCGGCGACCTGCATGTCCTTCTCCAGGCGGCGGACGACCTCGTCGGTGTCACCCGAGAGGAAGCGCAGCAGGTCCTCGACGTAGCCGTCGTAGTCGTGGCGGCTGACCTCGCCGACGCACGGCCCCGAGCACTTCTCGATGTGGAACTGCAGGCACGGCCGGCCGAGCTTGCGGTGGCTCTCGAACTTGTTGTCCGAGCACGTGCGGAGGGGGAACGTCCGCAGCAGCAGGTCGAGGGTGTCGCGGATCGCGTAGGCGTGGGCGTAGGGGCCGAAGTAGCGCACGCCCTTGCGGCGCTTGCCCCGCATCACCATGGGCCGGGGCCACTCGTCGCCCACCGTGACGGCGAGGAACGGGTAGCTCTTGTCGTCGACCAACCGGACGTTGAAGCGGGGCCGGTGCTGCTTGATCAACGAGTACTCGAGCATGAACGCCTCGACGTCGTTGGCGACCTGGATCCACTCCACGGTCTCCGCCGACGCGACCATCTGGGCCGTCCGGACGTGCATGTTCTTCGGGTTCTGGAAGTAGTTCGACAGGCGCTGGCGCAGCGACTTGGCCTTGCCGACGTAGATCACCCGTCCGTGGGCGTCCTTGAACTGGTAGGAGCCGGGAGCGTCGGGGATGGTGCCGGCGGGGGGACGTTGGACCACGTCCCTAGGGTGCCCGATCCTCCACCGGATCGGCGGCATCGACGGGGGTCCGGTCGACGAGCCAGGCCGTGGCCAGGAGCCCGGCCAACATCGCCAGGTAGTTCCCCTGGAACGTGCGGGCCGGGATCAGCAGCCCCGCGACGACGAGGGCGGCCGCAGGGGGCAGCGTCATCGGGTGGTGCGGCCAGCGCCGCACGACCTCGCGCGCGGCAAGCACCCCCAGGACGGCGAAGCCGACCGTGGCCAGCGCCAGCACCGGGCCCCGCACCATGTCGGGGGCGACGGCCGCCAGCCCGAAACCCGAGCTCGGGTACGGCTCGTCGTTGCGCCCGAGCCAGAAGAGCAGCGTGTCGTTCAGGAAGTCCGCCGGCGACCACAGGAGGAACGGGAGGCACGTCGCCACGAGGACGGCGGGGAGCGTCCAGAGGCGCTGGATCTGAGCCCACCCCTCGCGCCGCCACCGCCATGCCAGCCAGAGGGCCACGGGTGGCAACAAGAGGAACTTCACCGAGATGGCCAGCGCGAGCAGCAACCCGGCGAGCCGTGGGCGCCGCTCGAGGGACAGCGCGGCCAGGACGAACAGGCTGGCCGCCCAGGTGTCGTTCGTGCCGTAGCCCAGGTGGACGGCCACGATCATGCCGCTGAAGGCGGACAGGGCGGCGGCGCGCCGCCAGGCGTCGGTCCGCCGGAGGGCGATGGCGACGCACGCGGCCACGAAGGTGGCGAGCATGACCCACCGGGGGTCCCCCAGGTCATCGGCCCCGGACACGGCGGCCAGAGGGGTGAGGGCAAGGAACGCTCCCGGCAGGTACGGGTAGACCGAGCGGATCGGGTTGTCGAAGCTGTCGATGCCGCGCACGCTCAGCCGCCGCCACACCTCGGGCAGATCGTCGCTGAAGTCGGCGGCGTAGGGGTTGCGGCCGGCGACCACGTCCTCGGCCGCGGCCCGGGTCACGATGACCCCGCCGTCGTGGGCGGCCAGCTGTCCCTCGGGCGGGTCGATGACGTTGGTGACGGTGCGGGCGGCGGGCATCAGGACGGCGAGGACCAGGACGAGGCCCAGGCCCACCGTCCCCAGACGGGGCCGGAGGGCGGCGAGGGCGAGGGGCACCGCGACCCCGGTGACCAGCCACAGGGCGCTCAGCCCGGAGATGGCCCCGGGTGCCAGGCCGGCCAGCACCACGCCCACCAGGGCCACCAGCACGGCCAGGAGCAGGAGTCGCCGACGATCGGGCGCCTCCCGCGCGTCGGCGACGACGGCGCTGGGCGACGGGGCCGCGACCCGGACGGGCGCGGTCGACGACGGAGAGGCCACGGGCTCCCATCGGCACCTCCCACCAGCGTGTGAGCGTGAGCTCGGGGCGGACGCTGACCGGGAACAGACGTGCCGGTCGCCAGGTTGGCGTCAGCAGGACGTACACTCCGTCCCACATCGGCCGGCCTGGTATCCGGCTCCATATCGGTTCCGAGACCGACATCCCCGTGGCGAGGCGACCAGGCTGTCCCCACCGGTCACATCGGAACCTCTTCCCGGAGGTCCCAACCTCATGATCCGGATCCAGACCCCGCTCCCCGAGCGGTACACCACTGCACCCATCGACGAGCTCCACGAGCGGATCGGGGCGGCCAAGGCCACCCTCGGCGACCGGCTGTTCATCCTCGGGCACCACTACCAGCGCGACGAGGTGATGCGCTGGGCCGATGCCCGGGGCGACTCCTACCGCCTCTCGGTGCTGGCCCAGCAGCGGCCCGAGGCCGAGTACATCGTGTTCTGCGGCGTGCACTTCATGGCCGAGTCGGCCGACGTCCTCACCGGCGACCACCAGCAGGTGATCCTCCCGGACCTGAACGCCGGGTGCTCGATGGCGGACATGGCCGACCTCGACGAGGTCGAGGAGGCGTGGGAGGCCCTGGCCGCTGTGGTCGACATCGAGCAGGTCGTGCCGATCACCTACATGAACAGCTCGGCCGACCTGAAGGCGTTCGTGGGCCGGCACGGCGGCGCCGTCTGCACCTCGACCAACGCCCAGGCCATCCTCGAGTGGGCCCTCACCAAGGACGCCACCCCGGTCCCCGACCTGAGCGTGGCCGACGCCGAGGTGGCCTCGATCGTCGCCGACGCCCGGGCCCGGGGCCGGAAGGTCCTCTTCTTCCCCGACCAGCACTTGGGCCGCAACACCGGCATCACCATGGGGTTCACCCACGACGACATGCGGGTGTGGAACCCCCGCTTCGAGCTGGGCGGGCTCACCGAGGCCGACTGCAAGGACGCCACCTTCCTCCTGTGGAAGGGCCACTGCTCGGTGCACCAGCGGTTCCGTCCCGAGCACATCGAGGCCTTCCGGGCCGAGCACCCCGACGGCATCGTCGTCGTGCACCCCGAGTGCAGCCACGACGTCTGCGAGATCGCCGACCAGGTGGGCTCGACCGACTACATCATCCGGGCCGTGGCCGCCGCGCCCCCCGGCAGCACCATCGCCGTGGGCACCGAGATCCACCTGGTGCAGCGGCTCGACGACGAGACGCCGGACAAGACCATCGTGTCGCTCGACCCGCTGATCTGCCCCTGCTCGACCATGTTCCGCATCGACGCCCCCCACCTGGCCTGGGTCCTCGAGAACCTGGTCGACGGCACCGTCGTCAACCGCATCGACGTCGACGCCGACACCCAGGAGTGGGCCCGGGTCGCCCTCCAGCGCATGCTCGACATCACCGCCGCATCGACGGACCCAAAGCCCGTCCCGACCGCGCCGGGCCGCCCCACTGGCGACTGAGGGACCTTGGGCGAGCACCGACCAAGCCCTGCGCATACATGAAGGTCACCCATCTCATTGCGCCAGTCGCCTCCGGCGGAGGAGAGGCGCTTCTTACTGATCTGTTGCAGACAGGTGCGCCGGTTCTCGACGCCAAGGTGATCACTGTGGGCGACGCACCCGCGCTCCGTGACGATCTGGCATCGTCAGGTGTCCCATGCATCTCGCTCGGAAGCCGAACGGTCGGGCAAGAACGAAGGGGCCGTGCCAGAGAGTTGGCTGGCTCGTTCCCCGTCGTCCGAGAACTACGTCGGCTATTGGTTCAGGACCCACCCGACCTCCTGCACTCGCACGGCTTCCCCCCATCGCTGCTCGGTGTTCTCACTGCCCCGCATGGCTCACGTCGGGTCTACACCCACCACTACGAGCGCCGACCTCCCGGGCGCATCGAGCATGAAGCGCTCCGGCGGATGTTCGATCGCTACGACGCTCTCACGACCCCAGCCGTCCACCTCACTGCTGCCATGAACCAGCACTTCCCCACGCTCCGGCGTCCCTTCACCACGTTGCCGATCGGCGTCGACGACGCGTTCGCCCATGGTCGCCCGGATCCAGTCTGGCGGTCGCGGCTCCCGGACGGCGCTGCGGTGGGGGTGTGCGTCGGACGCCTCATCGCATCCAAGAACCAGGCAGCGGTGATCGATGCAGTCGCCTCACTCTCAGCCGTCGATCGAGATCGTCTCGGGATCCTGCTTGTCGGCTCTGGACCGGCCGAAAGGGAGCTTCGTCAGCGGGTGGCCGATGCGGGCCTCGAAGACCGGGTCGTGCTCGTCGGACAGATCTCACGTGCTCGGATGCCTGACCTCTTAGCGAGCGTCGACTTCGGTCTCTTCCCCACCTTGTCCGAAGCGTCGAGCGTTGCCGCCGCTGAGGCTCTCGCCGCCGGGCTACCGATCGTGCATCTCGACATCCCTTCCATGCGGGAGACCGTCGACGACGCCGGGATCATCGCCGCACCGGGGGGCCTCGCGACCGCCATGCTCTCGATGGCCGACCGCCACGCCGACCTGGCGCCAATCGCACGCCGGCGCGGCGCCGGGTCGCTGATGTCGGTCGTGCGAGAGTGCTGGATGGACCTCTACTCGGGCGTTGTCGCGGGCGACCCTTGACCGATCCCGACGACGTCGAGCGCAGCCTCACGGAACCGCTGGTGGGCAGCCTCGACCGCCTCTCGGCCTGCACGGCTCACACGCTCCCGCACCGCTGGGTCCTCAGCACGTCGCAGGGCCTCCCGCCAGGCTCCGACATCGGCGCCAGGCTCAACCAGGAACCCGGTCACGCCGTCCTCGATCTGCTCTACGATGCCGTCCACGGCAGAGGCAATCGGTGGAGCGCCGCACATTTGTGCGAGTACCACTGCGCCGCTCTGCGTGGCGTGGTGGTACGGAAGGATGGACGCGTCCGCCCCGGCCACCGTCGCCACCAGATCCCCCGGGTCGAGGAAGCGGTCGACGGACTGCGCAGCTGGCACCTCGGGTGCGCCGACGCCTGCGAGGGCGAACACCCAAGTTGAGTCGTCGATCGCGGCTAGCTCGGCCATCAGCGCGGTGCCCTTGTACGGCTTTCGGAGCACACCGAACTGGAGGGCGAGCAGACGACCAGAGGGGTCGGCAGCGATCACGCTTTCACCACTGTGGGCCAGCATCCCGACGGGCTGGGGATGGGGCACCACCCGGACATCGTTGCGATCGATCCGGTCGGCGACCGCCGCAGTATGGGCCACCACCGTGTCGGCCCGACGCACCAAGTGGGACAGGCCGATGTGACTGCCTTCACCCCGGTGGTGAAGGCGGTGGTCATGCACAATGAGGATCAGCCGGGCGCCCACACTCCGCGCGGCCCGGTGCACTGCTTCCTCCAGCAGAGGAACCACGTAGTTCTGGACCACGACCACGTCGGGGCGGCGCTCGCGGATCAGGGCCGCAGCCCGGCGGCACAACCGTGCGTGGACGAGCGCGGCCGGCCCCCCGTCCGGCGAGCTGACCACTGGCACGGGCCCGTCGCCCAACTCCCGCCCCTCACGTGTGACGACGGTTGTGGCCGAGCCCGCCGCCCCGATCTCAAGAGCCCAAGCCTCGGTGGTCTGGGCGATGCCGCCGCGCCCGAGCCAATCGACGAGCAGGACATCGATCATCGGTCGTCTTCCAGGGCGTCGTCCGACCACCGCGAGACAGTGGCGACGGCCGTCAACGCGAGCAGTGTCATGCTCGCCACGGTGGCCCACGCTGCTCCCATCTCGTCCCACCCTGGGACCAGGACGAGGTTGAGCACCAGGTTGACCACCAACGCTGAGCCCATGCAGGCAACCAGGGCCCGGCGGGCATGGATCGCCATCACTGGTGTAAGCCCGACCCCGATGGCGGCGGGCACCGCAGCTAGGGCGAGCACTGCCAGCACATCGCCATCTGCGGAGTAGGTCTCGCCGAACGCAACGCGCAGCAGGGGACCCGCCACGAGGGCTACAGCGCCGGCGCCGGCGCCGACGAACCCGGCCAGCGCAGCGACGTAGGCGAGCGCTCGACGACCCCGCTCGAGTCGCGTGGAGGCGGCGCTGGTCAGCGGCAACACCAACGCACCGCCCACTGCTGCTGGCAGCAAGAGGCCCTCGGCGACTCGTGCTGGAACTGCGTAGTGCGCGGTTACCTCGGTGCTACTGATCCACGCCAACAGCCACACATCGATCCTCGTGTGCAGCGACGATACGAGGAGGGCGAGGCCCATCGGGGCAAGCACTCGGATCGAGTAGATCTCTTTGGGGATGGCAACGTCGCGCGTGTGGACCACTCGTCGCGCCCACCGGGTGAGCACGAGTGCGGATGCCACGTCGGCGACGGCGAACACCGACGCTGCCGCTGCAAGTCCCGCCCCGTTTGCCAGCAGGAGGCTGCCAAGACCGAGCACAAGGAGGCGGGAGCCGACCTCGTTGACGGCGTCGGGCACGACGTGACCAAGTCCACGGAGGGCGGCCGTGACCGTGCTGTGGATCGAGGTGCTGACGAGGCCGAACCCCATGGCGACCGGCACCACGAGTGTGTGCTCGCTCCCCATCCGGTAGAGCACGACCATCACGAGGCTCACGACGGTGCCGGCCACAACTCGCACCCGCACGACGTCGCTTACGAGCGATCGGGCCTCGGCCGGTCGCCGGGCCACTCGGTCGGCGACCACCATTGGCAATCCGAGGTCGGCAAGCACCGACAGCGCGCCGAACAACGTGAGTCCAAGGGTTAGCGAGCCCACCTCGCCGGCATCCAAGTGCCGGGTCACAACCGCCATCCAAACCATCGAGAGGGCGGCAGCGATGATCCTGCCGCTACTGAGAATGGCGGTCCGCCCGGCCGGTCTCGCCGTTGGGTCGATCCGGTTGGCCGTCAGATCCGAGTCGAAGGACGACGCGACGGCGGCGCCGGCGGGGTCGAGCAATGCCGCGCCCCTCACGGCGCGTGCCGCACGACAGCGGCGCGACCCAGACCCACCAGGAAACCCGTGCCCCAAGTGAGGTGCATGATCGGCAGGGCGGCGATGAAGGCCGGAGCCGAACGTCCGAGCTGGCGTCCGTCACGCAGCACCGCCGCACCCACTGCGAGCGTGTACGCGCCCGCCACCCACCGGCGGGCAGGCGACGCGAGCCCGATCACCAGCGCTGGGGCCGCCAGCTGGCGGGGTTGGACGGATGCCGGATGGCGCACGGCGGTGAGAGACCGTCCCCATCCGTACCGGAGGAACTGACGGCCCACGGCGGCCAGCGAGGACCGAGGTGTGTAGGTCGATCGGATCGTCGGGTCGAAGCGCACACCGCCGTGGGCTTGCATGCGGTGGGCAAGCTCAGCGTCCTCGTTTATGACGATGCCGTCCGCGTACCCACCGACGCTCCGCACCATCTCGGTGCGGTAGGCGCCGAGGTACACCGTGTCGACCCAGGCCGCCTCGCCTCCGGTGTGGAAGCGCGCCGGCCCGGCGCCGAAGGGCGACGCCATGGCGGCGGCGATGCCCTCCTGCACGGCGCCCGTGGCCACCGGGGTCATCGCCCCGCCGACCATCGCCGCTCCGGTCTCCTCCAGCACGGCCACGCACCGCTCGACGT encodes the following:
- a CDS encoding CinA family nicotinamide mononucleotide deamidase-related protein; this translates as MRCEVVAVGTELLLGQITDTNSSWIGEQLALVGIDSLRQTKVGDNLGRMVEVIGEAIDRADAVIVCGGLGPTQDDITRDAIARVMGVDLELDDGVVGRIEAMFGGRGRRMPMNNLRQAEVPVGATAIADPQPGTAPGLICPLTRPGPDGEPVEKVIYAVPGVPYEMKEIVSQAILPDLQRRAGITAVIRSRTLRTWGESESGLAEQLADRITALDRAAAAGEAHGAVTIAFLASGIEGLKVRLTAKADTAEAAAALLAAEEAEVRAVLGPDLVFGIDDQTMESVVLDLLTERGLTLGLAESLTGGLVSSRITDVPGASQAFRGSIVSYATEVKDDVLGVTVRPVVSAEAAEAMATGARRVLGADVGLALTGVAGPDEQDGERPGTVFVGLDISGAVESVRLQLPGDRLRVRQFATISALGLLRARIAAAPAGPS
- a CDS encoding endonuclease/exonuclease/phosphatase family protein; amino-acid sequence: MTAVRRALWVVRAWLRRRGWLPPEVLPPGVRVTTYNIGRGAQGDRGARSTTLDRVAATIAAERPDVVALQEAHEDDLPVIVAHLRDDHDLEYESRFAAALDRDAMAAVVGRARLRAGFDEAFWADRGSAFGVALLSRAPLTEVEVVELPGNGERRIALRARTEVAGVAVTVVATHLATARRSTEQRDQTRALAALVATVEGPVVVAGDLNQEAAAVAAALAGTGTRLRPATDPDAPTLGARTIDHVLVSPDVEARGAKVGEEGVSDHRPVTVALALR
- the uvrC gene encoding excinuclease ABC subunit UvrC, translating into MVQRPPAGTIPDAPGSYQFKDAHGRVIYVGKAKSLRQRLSNYFQNPKNMHVRTAQMVASAETVEWIQVANDVEAFMLEYSLIKQHRPRFNVRLVDDKSYPFLAVTVGDEWPRPMVMRGKRRKGVRYFGPYAHAYAIRDTLDLLLRTFPLRTCSDNKFESHRKLGRPCLQFHIEKCSGPCVGEVSRHDYDGYVEDLLRFLSGDTDEVVRRLEKDMQVAAADLEFERAARLRDRLVAVRKAIERQQMVVEKGEDIDVIGMAEDDLEAAVQVFFVRKGRVLGRKGFIIDKVEDLAEGELIGRVLGELYQEPPPMGFPKTVLVPDDPDDLDLYEDFLEEQRGSRVTIRTAQRGPKRALAETVTRNANEELVRHRLKRASDHNSRAKALNELQEALGLPMPPLRIECYDMSHLQGTDYVGSMVVLEDALPKKSQYRKFKIKTVAGNDDFAAMEEVLRRRLTAYLVEREKPVSEREGRFSYPPQLLLVDGGKGQLSVAVRVLQELGLDEEIPTASLAKRFEEVYLPGTADPVRLSRQSEALYLLQRIRDESHRFAITFHRDLRGKRMTKSVLDDIPGLGETRKKRLTKEMGGVKAVQTASLEELKALSWLPDAVAEAVHAKVHEP
- a CDS encoding glycosyltransferase 87 family protein translates to MASPSSTAPVRVAAPSPSAVVADAREAPDRRRLLLLAVLVALVGVVLAGLAPGAISGLSALWLVTGVAVPLALAALRPRLGTVGLGLVLVLAVLMPAARTVTNVIDPPEGQLAAHDGGVIVTRAAAEDVVAGRNPYAADFSDDLPEVWRRLSVRGIDSFDNPIRSVYPYLPGAFLALTPLAAVSGADDLGDPRWVMLATFVAACVAIALRRTDAWRRAAALSAFSGMIVAVHLGYGTNDTWAASLFVLAALSLERRPRLAGLLLALAISVKFLLLPPVALWLAWRWRREGWAQIQRLWTLPAVLVATCLPFLLWSPADFLNDTLLFWLGRNDEPYPSSGFGLAAVAPDMVRGPVLALATVGFAVLGVLAAREVVRRWPHHPMTLPPAAALVVAGLLIPARTFQGNYLAMLAGLLATAWLVDRTPVDAADPVEDRAP
- a CDS encoding quinolinate synthase; translated protein: MIRIQTPLPERYTTAPIDELHERIGAAKATLGDRLFILGHHYQRDEVMRWADARGDSYRLSVLAQQRPEAEYIVFCGVHFMAESADVLTGDHQQVILPDLNAGCSMADMADLDEVEEAWEALAAVVDIEQVVPITYMNSSADLKAFVGRHGGAVCTSTNAQAILEWALTKDATPVPDLSVADAEVASIVADARARGRKVLFFPDQHLGRNTGITMGFTHDDMRVWNPRFELGGLTEADCKDATFLLWKGHCSVHQRFRPEHIEAFRAEHPDGIVVVHPECSHDVCEIADQVGSTDYIIRAVAAAPPGSTIAVGTEIHLVQRLDDETPDKTIVSLDPLICPCSTMFRIDAPHLAWVLENLVDGTVVNRIDVDADTQEWARVALQRMLDITAASTDPKPVPTAPGRPTGD
- a CDS encoding glycosyltransferase, which codes for MFDRYDALTTPAVHLTAAMNQHFPTLRRPFTTLPIGVDDAFAHGRPDPVWRSRLPDGAAVGVCVGRLIASKNQAAVIDAVASLSAVDRDRLGILLVGSGPAERELRQRVADAGLEDRVVLVGQISRARMPDLLASVDFGLFPTLSEASSVAAAEALAAGLPIVHLDIPSMRETVDDAGIIAAPGGLATAMLSMADRHADLAPIARRRGAGSLMSVVRECWMDLYSGVVAGDP
- a CDS encoding glycosyltransferase family 4 protein, whose protein sequence is MIDVLLVDWLGRGGIAQTTEAWALEIGAAGSATTVVTREGRELGDGPVPVVSSPDGGPAALVHARLCRRAAALIRERRPDVVVVQNYVVPLLEEAVHRAARSVGARLILIVHDHRLHHRGEGSHIGLSHLVRRADTVVAHTAAVADRIDRNDVRVVPHPQPVGMLAHSGESVIAADPSGRLLALQFGVLRKPYKGTALMAELAAIDDSTWVFALAGVGAPEVPAAQSVDRFLDPGDLVATVAGADASILPYHHATQSGAVVLAQMCGAPPIASAVDGIVEQIEDGVTGFLVEPGADVGAWREALRRAEDPAVRERVSRAGREAVEAAHQRFREAALDVVGIGQGSPATTPE
- a CDS encoding oligosaccharide flippase family protein codes for the protein MLDPAGAAVASSFDSDLTANRIDPTARPAGRTAILSSGRIIAAALSMVWMAVVTRHLDAGEVGSLTLGLTLFGALSVLADLGLPMVVADRVARRPAEARSLVSDVVRVRVVAGTVVSLVMVVLYRMGSEHTLVVPVAMGFGLVSTSIHSTVTAALRGLGHVVPDAVNEVGSRLLVLGLGSLLLANGAGLAAAASVFAVADVASALVLTRWARRVVHTRDVAIPKEIYSIRVLAPMGLALLVSSLHTRIDVWLLAWISSTEVTAHYAVPARVAEGLLLPAAVGGALVLPLTSAASTRLERGRRALAYVAALAGFVGAGAGAVALVAGPLLRVAFGETYSADGDVLAVLALAAVPAAIGVGLTPVMAIHARRALVACMGSALVVNLVLNLVLVPGWDEMGAAWATVASMTLLALTAVATVSRWSDDALEDDR
- a CDS encoding glycosyltransferase family 2 protein, producing MTAGVRPTVSVVIPTYREAEAIQDCLAAVAAQTYPEVIEVLVVDGGSDDGTPALAADAGATVLENPRRIQSAALNIAIEAAKGDVIVRVDGHCLIAHDYVERCVAVLEETGAAMVGGAMTPVATGAVQEGIAAAMASPFGAGPARFHTGGEAAWVDTVYLGAYRTEMVRSVGGYADGIVINEDAELAHRMQAHGGVRFDPTIRSTYTPRSSLAAVGRQFLRYGWGRSLTAVRHPASVQPRQLAAPALVIGLASPARRWVAGAYTLAVGAAVLRDGRQLGRSAPAFIAALPIMHLTWGTGFLVGLGRAAVVRHAP